Proteins co-encoded in one Salvia splendens isolate huo1 chromosome 4, SspV2, whole genome shotgun sequence genomic window:
- the LOC121800920 gene encoding protein FAR-RED IMPAIRED RESPONSE 1-like, with translation MHKLSTKVPNRLLRDEAFKKEFSACVWSDLLEPEEFEADWKRVVQSHGLEDFDWFNSLYEHRHFWIPAYFRDFPLGSMIRTTSISESENSFYKRFLKPRANIAEFYMNFNHAVEFQRNSRTALDYHDATVLPILATTLPFEKHASTLYTDTMFRKIQEEIVEGNDRCRVLGFSLTESVDTYKLGDSNRKSNNELKKIPDKYCQSRWMKTPLAKAVHGEIHDDIPARAVVDDRQAVSKQGISMFYGFLRRFEEDIELLRAFVGGVEDLGKSLQAGNPTTSATGKRRMIEEFYGMARPEVVEVHPPDVVKTKGHASSSKSRLISKREKALKDASRPLRR, from the exons ATGCACAAGTTGTCCACCAAGGTCCCAAATAGGTTACTCAGGGATGAAGCTTTCAAGAAGGAATTCAGTGCATGCGTTTGGTCTGATCTGCTTGAGCCTGAGGAATTTGAAGCTGATTGGAAAAGAGTTGTGCAAAGTCATGGGTTGGAAGACTTTGACTGGTTTAACTCATTGTACGAGCACAGGCATTTCTGGATACCGGCTTATTTTAGAGATTTTCCGCTGGGTTCGATGATTAGGACAACATCCATTTCTGAATCCGAGAACAGTTTCTACAAAAGATTTTTGAAGCCCCGTGCGAACATAGCCGAGTTCTACATGAATTTCAACCATGCTGTTGAGTTTCAGCGTAACAGTAGGACGGCGTTAGACTACCACGATGCCACTGTTTTGCCCATTTTGGCCACTACCTTGCCGTTTGAGAAACATGCTTCGACGCTTTACACCGATACGATGTTCAGGAAAATACAGGAAGAAATCGTTGAGGGTAATGATAGATGTCGCGTGCTAGGATTTTCTTTAACTGAATCTGTTGACACATACAAGCTTGGGGATAGCAATCGCAAATC gaACAATGAGTTGAAGAAAATACCAGACAAATACTGCCAAAGTAGATGGATGAAGACTCCGCTAGCCAAGGCGGTCCATGGTGAAATTCATGATGACATTCCTGCCAGGGCTGTTGTTGACGATAGGCAAGCAGTATCAAAGCAAGGCATTTCTATGTTCTATGGTTTCCTCCGGCGGTTTGAGGAAGACATTGAATTGCTACGGGCATTTGTAGGCGGCGTTGAAGACCTTGGTAAATCTCTACAAGCTGGGAATCCGACAACGTCAGCAACTGGAAAAAGGCGCATGATTGAAGAGTTCTATGGCATGGCTCGGCCTGAAGTTGTGGAGGTTCATCCTCCAGATGTTGTCAAGACCAAGGGGCATGCTAGCAGCTCAAAGAGCCGACTGATTTCAAAAAGGGAAAAGGCTCTAAAGGATGCTAGTCGGCCTCTAAGACGGTGA
- the LOC121799523 gene encoding uncharacterized protein LOC121799523 — MVKKDKQIVSQKSTDFDAISCNELRKLLQKEGVDKSNMGLMELYSEPSRARPNEELRLNDDVDEHNDDPDYMLMFKKLKKHGNAYRIEYMEEDGSRAIIKYEEASSSDTECDQEQIDGPLNQMPLAEVQGTLDSHLAPSREEVENLTSRDTRSKSNKERKENAKLLSHSTYVHAPHTPSVKRDLGLDKNCGQRQYRRKLRSYDTKLIDEHVNRAKEMKNLTRTDPRVKSKSGKEENVVVMEPVSRTYPRKRKRNKCKSEYDEEKIQFEPDYHLWYEKLKPVDDHLMYTARGIEVLYEMKSGACDRMKEDEDDDHYDDESSDVEIIDSDTFCKMNNRDRSAFRDKVIAALRKPFNLDEYNRLRRDIKFRPLKGRHMDLRNGRERQMGTKGDGKCYLHYHPDLKKKLSQAKGDRPKRLNLLRGFFIWIKQPEEFSPWHDKECLAVRPGSG; from the exons ATGGTTAAAAAAGATAAGCAAATTGTATCACAGAAATCTACTGATTTTGATGCAATATCCTGCAATGAATTGCGTAAATTACTGCAAAAAGAAGGTGTGGACAAGAGCAACATGGGCCTTATGGAATTATATTCCGAGCCAAGTAGGGCGAGGCCAAATGAAGAATTGAGATTAAACGATGATGTTGATGAACATAACGATGATCCGGATTATATGCTTATGTTTAAAAAACTGAAGAAGCATGGCAACGCGTATAGAATTGAATACATGGAAGAAGATGGTTCGAGGGCTATCATCAAATATGAAGAAGCTTCTAGTTCAGACACAGAGTGTGATCAAGAACAAATCGATGGACCTCTGAATCAGATGCCTCTTGCAGAGGTTCAAGGCACTCTCGATTCACACCTTGCTCCGAGTAGGGAGGAGGTTGAGAACCTGACTAGCAGGGATACGAGGAGCAAGTCCAACAAGGAGAGGAAAGAGAATGCAAAGTTGCTGTCACACTCTACCTATGTGCATGCCCCTCACACTCCCAGTGTCAAAAGAGATTTGGGTTTGGATAAAAACTGTGGTCAACGCCAATATAGAAGGAAGTTGAGGAGTTATGATACGAAACTAATTGATGAACATGTCAATAGGGCAAAGGAGATGAAGAATCTGACTAGGACAGATCCGCGGGTTAAGTCCAAGAGTGGGAAGGAAGAGAATGTAGTGGTGATGGAGCCTGTTTCTCGTACCTACCCACGAAAACGCAAAAGGAACAAGTGCAAGAGTGAGTATGATGAAGAGAAAATCCAATTCGAACCtgattatcatttatggtatgAAAAACTCAAGCCTGTCGACGATCATCTTATGTATACTGCCAGGGGTATTGAAGTACTGTATGAAATGAAGAGTGGAGCGTGTGATCGGATGAAAGAGGATGAGGATGATGATCACTATGACGACGAATCCTCTGATGTGGAAATCATTGACAGCGATACATTCTGCAAG ATGAATAACAGGGACCGGTCTGCATTTAGGGACAAGGTTATTGCTGCTCTTAGAAAACCTTTTAATCTCGATGAGTATAACAGGCTACGGCGAGATATCAAATTCCGCCCATTGAAAGGACGCCACATGGATCTACGTAATGGGAGAGAAAGACAAATGGGAACGAAGGGAGATGGAAAGTGTTATCTTCATTACCATCCAG ATCTCAAGAAAAAGCTCTCACAAGCTAAAGGCGACCGGCCAAAACGATTAAACCTTCTACGAGGATTCTTCATATGGATTAAG CAGCCAGAGGAATTCAGCCCGTGGCACGACAAAGAATGCCTCGCCGTGCGCCCAGGGTCCGGTTAA